A section of the Verrucomicrobium sp. GAS474 genome encodes:
- a CDS encoding ATP-binding protein — protein MSTHPIETAKYILPTAAVRSLYDATREWVEARCPGAIIWGYQRMGKTRAIRHLRLGLRCEWPDLFTFEMPCRSYRISGEGNFFSDLLAAAEHAIPDSGSPAQKRNRLIEFLVDKATSTGEDRLVLFIDDAQRLTEIQFEWLMDIHTDLDKRGVAFIVLLVGQPELAKRKEAYCKTGQMQIVGRFMVHSRRFMGLTSAREVQQCLKEYDTAEFPQGSGCSFSRHYFPRAWNQGWRLADHAQDFWEAIRLEAEGKKIDKVDEVPMAYFTRMVGILLTKYGEKAVSDPEINAARIKDIVRRSNCIEALVAKTLSEGNSK, from the coding sequence ATGTCCACTCATCCGATCGAAACCGCAAAATATATCCTGCCTACGGCAGCTGTCCGAAGCCTCTACGATGCGACTCGCGAATGGGTCGAAGCGAGGTGTCCTGGAGCCATCATCTGGGGCTATCAGCGCATGGGGAAAACGCGAGCAATTCGCCACCTTCGCCTCGGGTTGAGGTGCGAATGGCCGGATCTCTTTACCTTTGAAATGCCGTGCCGGTCCTATCGCATTTCAGGGGAGGGGAACTTCTTTTCCGACCTCCTCGCCGCAGCTGAACACGCAATCCCAGATTCGGGCTCACCCGCGCAAAAACGGAACCGCCTCATCGAGTTCCTCGTCGACAAAGCCACCTCGACCGGCGAAGACCGCCTGGTTCTCTTTATCGACGATGCCCAGCGGTTGACGGAGATCCAATTCGAATGGCTGATGGACATCCATACCGACCTCGACAAGCGAGGCGTTGCCTTCATCGTCCTCCTCGTCGGTCAGCCGGAGCTCGCAAAACGAAAGGAAGCCTATTGCAAGACGGGCCAGATGCAGATCGTCGGCCGCTTCATGGTCCACAGCCGACGCTTCATGGGGCTCACCTCGGCCCGAGAAGTTCAGCAGTGCCTCAAGGAATACGACACGGCCGAATTTCCTCAAGGTAGCGGATGCTCCTTTTCCCGACATTACTTTCCGAGAGCCTGGAATCAGGGTTGGCGTTTGGCCGACCACGCCCAGGACTTTTGGGAGGCGATCCGTCTCGAGGCCGAAGGAAAGAAGATCGATAAGGTCGACGAGGTCCCGATGGCCTATTTCACCAGAATGGTGGGCATTTTGCTCACCAAGTACGGAGAAAAGGCGGTCTCCGATCCGGAAATCAATGCCGCACGCATCAAGGATATCGTGCGGCGCTCGAACTGCATCGAGGCATTGGTCGCCAAGACCCTATCGGAGGGCAACTCTAAGTGA